Proteins encoded within one genomic window of Pongo pygmaeus isolate AG05252 chromosome 4, NHGRI_mPonPyg2-v2.0_pri, whole genome shotgun sequence:
- the CCNG1 gene encoding cyclin-G1 isoform X2 encodes MIEVLTTTDSQKLLHQLNALLEQESRCQPKVCGLRLIESAHDNGLRMTARLRDFEVKDLLSLTQFFGFDTETFSLAVNLLDRFLSKMKVQPKHLGCVGLSCFYLAVKSIEEERNVPLATDLIRISQYRFTVSDLMRMEKIVLEKVCWKVKATTAFQFLQLYYSLLQENLPLERRNNINFERLEAQLKACHCRIIFSKAKPSVLALSIIALEIQAQKCVELTEGIECLQKLSKINGRDLTFWQELVSKCLTEYSSNKCSKPNVQKLKWIVSGRTALKWSLNWIITAPKNFSEAFLYNLVLRIP; translated from the exons atGATAGAGGTACTGACAACAACTGACTCCCAGAAACTGCTACACCAGCTGAATGCCCTGTTGGAACAGGAGTCTAGATGTCAGCCAAAGGTCTGTGGTTTGAGACTAATTGAGTCTGCACACGATAATGGCCTCAGAATGACTGCAAGACTAAGGGACTTTGAAGTGAAAGATCTTCTTAGTCTAACTCAGTTCTTTGGCTTCGACACAGAGACGTTTTCTCTAGCTGTGAATTTACTGGACAGATTCCTGTCTAAAATGAAG gtACAGCCCAAGCACCTTGGGTGTGTTGGACTGAGCTGCTTCTATTTGGCTGTAAAATCaatagaagaggaaaggaatgtccCATTGGCAACTGACTTGATCCGAATAAGTCAATATAGGTTTACGGTTTCAGACTTGATGAGAATGGAAAAGATTGTATTGGAGAAGGTGTGTTGGAAAGTCAAAGCTACTACTGCCTTTCAATTTCTGCAGCTGTATTATTCACTCCTTCAAGAGAACTTGCCGCTTGAAAG gagaaataacATTAATTTTGAAAGACTAGAAGCTCAACTTAAGGCATGTCATTGCAGGATCATATTTTCTAAAGCaaag CCTTCTGTGTTGGCATTGTCTATCATTGCATTAGAGATCCAAGCACAGAAGTGTGTAGAGTTAACAGAAGGAATAGAATGTCTTCAGAAACTTTCCAAG ATAAATGGCAGAGATTTGACCTTCTGGCAAGAGCTTGTATCCAAGTGTTTAACTGAATATTCATCAAATAAGTGTTCCAAACCAAATGTTCAGAAGTTGAAATGGATTGTTTCTGGGCGTACTGC CCTGAAATGGTCCCTTAACTG gATTATTACAGCACCAAAAAACTTCTCTGAAGCCTTTCTCTACAACCTTGTTCTACGGATTCCATAA
- the CCNG1 gene encoding cyclin-G1 isoform X1: protein MIEVLTTTDSQKLLHQLNALLEQESRCQPKVCGLRLIESAHDNGLRMTARLRDFEVKDLLSLTQFFGFDTETFSLAVNLLDRFLSKMKVCLKVQPKHLGCVGLSCFYLAVKSIEEERNVPLATDLIRISQYRFTVSDLMRMEKIVLEKVCWKVKATTAFQFLQLYYSLLQENLPLERRNNINFERLEAQLKACHCRIIFSKAKPSVLALSIIALEIQAQKCVELTEGIECLQKLSKINGRDLTFWQELVSKCLTEYSSNKCSKPNVQKLKWIVSGRTARQLKHSYYRITHLPTIPEMVP, encoded by the exons atGATAGAGGTACTGACAACAACTGACTCCCAGAAACTGCTACACCAGCTGAATGCCCTGTTGGAACAGGAGTCTAGATGTCAGCCAAAGGTCTGTGGTTTGAGACTAATTGAGTCTGCACACGATAATGGCCTCAGAATGACTGCAAGACTAAGGGACTTTGAAGTGAAAGATCTTCTTAGTCTAACTCAGTTCTTTGGCTTCGACACAGAGACGTTTTCTCTAGCTGTGAATTTACTGGACAGATTCCTGTCTAAAATGAAGGTATGTTTGAAG gtACAGCCCAAGCACCTTGGGTGTGTTGGACTGAGCTGCTTCTATTTGGCTGTAAAATCaatagaagaggaaaggaatgtccCATTGGCAACTGACTTGATCCGAATAAGTCAATATAGGTTTACGGTTTCAGACTTGATGAGAATGGAAAAGATTGTATTGGAGAAGGTGTGTTGGAAAGTCAAAGCTACTACTGCCTTTCAATTTCTGCAGCTGTATTATTCACTCCTTCAAGAGAACTTGCCGCTTGAAAG gagaaataacATTAATTTTGAAAGACTAGAAGCTCAACTTAAGGCATGTCATTGCAGGATCATATTTTCTAAAGCaaag CCTTCTGTGTTGGCATTGTCTATCATTGCATTAGAGATCCAAGCACAGAAGTGTGTAGAGTTAACAGAAGGAATAGAATGTCTTCAGAAACTTTCCAAG ATAAATGGCAGAGATTTGACCTTCTGGCAAGAGCTTGTATCCAAGTGTTTAACTGAATATTCATCAAATAAGTGTTCCAAACCAAATGTTCAGAAGTTGAAATGGATTGTTTCTGGGCGTACTGCACGGCAATTGAAGCATAGCTACTACAGAATAACTCACCTTCCAACAATTCCTGAAATGGTCCCTTAA